The genomic stretch AAGCGTGAAGAAGTTTGCCGAGACTGAAATGAGAGGAATCTCAATCGATTTTATACAACAAAAATAAATTcccaaaagaaaaaaattcCACAATCACCTGGAGAAATGCCTATCAGTTGCACAGGTGTATAATTGTACTTTGACTCGGGTAAAGCTGCGACCGCCGAGGATCGAATAATATAGAGACGGACACTCGATTCTCTGGTAGCAGGACAAATAAGCGCATAATCGTACGGGAGAGAAGTGAAAGATTCGTATCACAGTCAATTccatatatatttatttgtGTCTGTACGTCTTTGTATTTACTGGTATTTTCATTTGGTTTATCTTTTgtcttttgtctttttgtCTCTTGCTCTTTTTGTCCGATCTGGATTTCCAGATAATCTCTATGGAGCCGTTTTTGCTCATCTCCGAGCGCGACTTTCCTGTTGACTCGGGTTTGACTCCGACGCACACCATGCCACCCACGGCCGTGAAAGGCAACGGACGCAGAACTCTAGGGCAAACAGTGCCGAAGAGACCCCGGCAGATCTGACTTCGCTGGAGTCTCGTGACAGCTTAGGGTTTCATTTTTTTACTTTCGCTTTCTTAACTCTCTTCTGGATATTCTCTTTGTATGATCCCTATCTCTATCCACGGTTGCGAGCTACACCATGAGCCCATCTTGACTTCGCTCCAGAGGATTCTCCATATGCAGAATGTCGACCCGTCTATTCGGAATCACATGATTGCATGAGTTTTTGTACGCGTCTTGCACCGATAAGTGCGCAAACGGTTGCAATTTCGCAACTGCAACCCGAAATTCGAGGCATAAtgaagttgcagccaaattCCCCAATGTAGACACAGATGTAAGTAGGTGGGGCCCTTCTTTGATACCCAGATGACTCCTCCATCACATATCCTTTTAATAGTAGAAACAATACAACTTTTGCATTCTAGTCCATACTACATACTTGTCACAATCTACGTACCAATGATTCTTCTcacttctttgatttctttggGCGAGGTGCTGCAACAGCCTCCTATCATTCTCACATTGGGAATTGTCACCCACTCGCTAACAAGTTCCTTCCACTTTTCTATGTCTTTGTAAGCCCTGTAGTCGTCTTCCTCTGGGACATACTTTATGGTGAAATTGGGGTACACTATAAGTGGAAATAAAGGCTTTTGTGCTGAAGTCTGGGAATCGTTGATCTTAGCGACAATGCTTCCGATCTTGTGGTAGTCTATACAATTTAGTCCAAGTCCCACCATATACTTCCGCAAGAAAGGAtacttgtccaagaaaCTATCGATATACGAAATAACCACTTCAGTAGGTGTTCCGTCTGTGATGGTGGCCTcgtcgaagttgaagctgaTGTAGTAGTACTTGCGTTTTTCTTGTTCCGCAAACAAGTGCGATAATAGTTTCAAGACAAccttgacttcttggaaacTAGGGATGGTTTCAAAGCCAATGGTATCTACTCTATCGTCACCTAGAAAGTATTCAAGTAAAGGCTGGTGGTACAGTTCTATGTCGCTATCACTTGCATTCTTATAGTCTCCCGTGTATTCTGACCCATCAGCCAAGTAAGTCGCGTATGGACCAATTGACCCAATTATataaatcttcttcttagaaTTGCTGTTTTTGCTTCGGTACTGGAGAATTGcgtcttcaacaacatctaTCGACTTCTTCCATATCCCTCTGATTTGTTCATCGTCCAAATCTGTGTGCTCCTTTAAACTCGGGTACGAAATTTGGTATGTAGAGCTAATCAATGCATCCACATCGGCCTGTTCTAAATAGTTATAGTGGACATTTTTGATCAAGTTAGGTTCGTTGAGCAAAACTAACCCAGACCACAATGGATGCTTTCGAGGCTGGATCTTGGAGTCTTTAGGGATACACGCTTCCAATTCCGTTCCCATGGCACCGTCCAATACAAGACGATTCTTGGACAAAGCTTCCTTTAGGCTCAACATTCTGGTAGTTGATATAAGAACCAGATGGAGAATAGACTACGGCTGATCCAGTCTCCGGTAGTCATATAGACCAGATGACGTCCTGCACTAAACCCCACTGCTCTACACTGAAATACTTCATTTGATGTCCGTATGCAGTGCCAGAGTCTAGTCGCATTTGCAAGATTGCTCGACTATTTTCACTTATAGTGAAATTTCCATACtttaatatatatagaaCCGTATACTATACTAACTGAGTCAGCCAACAGTATTGTCATGGATTCGTACAATCCCGGTAAGAGATCGAGAGACGATTTCGAGTCGGACAATTATGCAGCACCGCAGCAGcaatttgaagacgaaaatgCTGAGTCCAAGAGACAGCATGTGGATCCAACCCAGGAATTGATCAACAATGTGTGTAAGGATATCCGGAGGTTGGGAGAAAATCCCAACATAGCCAATCAGGTCGCGGATGTTTCGTATATTTCGAATCCAATTGTTgctgaatttgaaaagatcGACAATTTGAGAAATGCCATTCTCAGTACTATCTATGCTGTGATTATTGAACAACCACAGAAGATCAATGCCTTGAGCAACTTAATTCTTATCTGTAACTCCAAGAATTTCGTTGTTGCCAAATACGTTATTGAATATTTACATGCTAAAGCTCAGACGTTGTTGGACTCTATTGCTCCtaaaaaagaagaagctgatgaagatggtgaaTCCAAGCAGAAGACTAAGGCTTCAGCagtagacgaagaagatgctggagtgttcaacaacttgaagtctaTTCTCAAATTCTTAGCCACTTTGGCTCCTATCATTGAAGGATATTCGATTATCAACATATTCAAACAATTTTTGAAACTTGCAATTGATTTGCAGAACGAAACCCCAGACAACAGAAATGGAACTGCTCAGGAAATCTTCTATAACCTGTTGATTGCCGTTCCTTACTTGTTCAGCAACGACTTTTCGCAGGAACTAATTGACCAGGTAAACGAGTTAGTCGCTTTAGCCAAAGACTTCAAAATCGTAGAAAGTGCTACAAACACCTTGTTACAGCCTTTTGACTCAAAGCTCGACAATTACAAATTGCCTTATGAACCAGTCAAGATGATTGATTTGATTTACAACGCCATTCTTACATTGCaaggtgaagaaaaagattgGGTCAACTTGAAGCACAAGCTTTTCTTGGATTTCTCCGAGTTGTTGGCTTCTATTATCGAGGAAGCATTGCAGAATAACCCTATTTCAAATGCCTTAGTTAAGCACCAATTACCTCAACTTTCTTTGCCAACAATTGCACAAGTTCAAGAGTACAAGCCAGTGGGTTCGATTGACAAGTTATGGAAAGAAAATTCTCGTGTCTTGTTCCAAGTCTACAACTCCACTGAGTTCGAAACGGTACCAAGAATTGATTCTTACTTTggtttgttcttcaaggatCTTTCGTTTGACATTTTAACAAACTTatcgttcaacaagaatgagGCTTCTATCCAATTATCCATCTTggatttgttcttctctaaAGATTTGTTTGCCCCTCCAGGATCTTCTATCGACCTGTTGACTATGATTCACGAAGATAACAAATCTGGTGAAAACGTTCCTCCTTTGTCGACTtggaaaattgaagatattgcTGTCGAAAGTATCTTGACGATGATTTTCCAATTGCCAGTCACATTATACCGTGAAATCTACTATTATACGGTGTTGATTTCCTGTTGTAGAGAAAGTCCGGAATCAATTGCTCCCGTTTTTGGAAGAGCCATCAGATACTTTTACAATAACTTGGAGACATTGGATT from Scheffersomyces stipitis CBS 6054 chromosome 2, complete sequence encodes the following:
- the SAM4 gene encoding AdoMet-homocysteine methyltransferase (go_funtion homocysteine S-methyltransferase activity), translated to MLSLKEALSKNRLVLDGAMGTELEACIPKDSKIQPRKHPLWSGLVLLNEPNLIKNVHYNYLEQADVDALISSTYQISYPSLKEHTDLDDEQIRGIWKKSIDVVEDAILQYRSKNSNSKKKIYIIGSIGPYATYLADGSEYTGDYKNASDSDIESYHQPLLEYFLGDDRVDTIGFETIPSFQEVKVVLKLLSHLFAEQEKRKYYYISFNFDEATITDGTPTEVVISYIDSFLDKYPFLRKYMVGLGLNCIDYHKIGSIVAKINDSQTSAQKPLFPLIVYPNFTIKYVPEEDDYRAYKDIEKWKELVSEWVTIPNVRMIGGCCSTSPKEIKEVRRIIGT
- the GCR3 gene encoding GCR3 protein (large subunit of the nuclear pre-mRNA cap-binding protein complex~go_funtion RNA binding~go_process protein biosynthesis) produces the protein MDSYNPGKRSRDDFESDNYAAPQQQFEDENAESKRQHVDPTQELINNVCKDIRRLGENPNIANQVADVSYISNPIVAEFEKIDNLRNAILSTIYAVIIEQPQKINALSNLILICNSKNFVVAKYVIEYLHAKAQTLLDSIAPKKEEADEDVDEEDAGVFNNLKSILKFLATLAPIIEGYSIINIFKQFLKLAIDLQNETPDNRNGTAQEIFYNSLIAVPYLFSNDFSQELIDQVNELVALAKDFKIVESATNTLLQPFDSKLDNYKLPYEPVKMIDLIYNAILTLQGEEKDWVNLKHKLFLDFSELLASIIEEALQNNPISNALVKHQLPQLSLPTIAQVQEYKPVGSIDKLWKENSRVLFQVYNSTEFETVPRIDSYFGLFFKDLSFDILTNLSFNKNEASIQLSILDLFFSKDLFAPPGSSIDSLTMIHEDNKSGENVPPLSTWKIEDIAVESILTMIFQLPVTLYREIYYYTVLISCCRESPESIAPVFGRAIRYFYNNLETLDYELKLRFLDWMTTQISNFEFSWKWDEWVADSQKFKHLRHHPKKNFIKNLIAKEVRLSNKNRIKDSFVAVNPETSEMVNLEEFYQYLNISLFEDETKFILDYDTALYNQEGTREILEKIHLEKREQLAAKPAVFAQEEIFFNFSLPELPLHGVASKVYDFVVAHWKPNTDFDELCKEILEATKEFPDINGIKFMINLIFQTYAYIGSRSIYSVVSILSRDVNKLKYLSGSPIEYTEQEPKFEEQEISPEEITDRQNWIIESIFRVWIHQPQEVFLILEYLIEFGILKPENLVLKTLDLENNLILENVSCMESMNRVLFNSSIATDKGDSFKKLILLLFNAITRNLNAISGELQEDKNEIIKITKDIEDPEALEVSKRIDQEWLFYEYKGLLKSYFRRYIKNSEIDYLSDIREIFDTIENVPAKDDMLQWLDEVSP